Proteins encoded within one genomic window of Edaphobacter lichenicola:
- a CDS encoding alpha/beta hydrolase family protein, whose translation MRTLRWAATLGFVVMVGVQVGFCATPYEVGISSRVFKPAHARNWRGAKTQALVATIWYPVNADGKVYEEPQVIGPPDGPLFLAGGAAVNAPIATSPEKFPVVMLSHGTGGSAMQLAWLGTVLARHGYIAVGINHPGNNALEPYTAEGFVLWWERATDISDALDALLSDATFGPHVDEARIGAAGFSIGGYTVLELAGARTDQERFLKACETDPTLHKCVVPEMKNMGDPEQMLAKVRASSAESMARGGASYRDPRVKTVFAIAPAVGQAFDADGFREVTIPVAMVVGAADPIAPVATNAGRFLALMPNAHLTVLPDGVAHYTFLDTCTGVGKAKLGVFCGDAAGVDREKVHATVSAMAVKFFDKNLK comes from the coding sequence ATGAGAACTTTGCGATGGGCGGCGACGCTGGGTTTCGTGGTGATGGTGGGTGTGCAGGTTGGTTTCTGTGCGACTCCCTACGAGGTCGGAATAAGTTCGCGGGTGTTCAAGCCGGCGCATGCACGGAACTGGCGGGGCGCGAAGACTCAGGCGCTGGTGGCGACGATCTGGTATCCGGTGAATGCGGACGGGAAGGTGTATGAGGAGCCGCAGGTGATTGGACCGCCGGATGGGCCTCTGTTTCTTGCGGGTGGCGCGGCGGTGAATGCTCCGATTGCGACTTCGCCGGAGAAGTTTCCGGTGGTGATGCTGTCGCATGGGACGGGTGGGTCGGCGATGCAGTTGGCGTGGCTGGGCACGGTGCTGGCGCGGCACGGATATATCGCAGTGGGGATCAATCATCCGGGGAATAATGCGCTTGAGCCGTATACCGCTGAGGGGTTTGTGTTGTGGTGGGAGCGGGCGACCGATATCAGTGACGCGCTGGATGCGCTGCTGAGTGATGCGACGTTTGGGCCGCATGTTGATGAAGCCCGGATTGGCGCGGCGGGGTTCTCGATCGGCGGCTATACGGTGCTGGAGCTGGCGGGAGCGAGAACGGATCAGGAGAGATTTCTGAAGGCGTGCGAGACCGATCCGACGCTGCACAAGTGCGTGGTGCCGGAGATGAAAAACATGGGCGATCCGGAGCAGATGCTGGCGAAGGTGAGGGCGAGCAGTGCGGAGTCGATGGCGCGTGGAGGTGCGAGCTATCGCGATCCGCGGGTGAAGACGGTGTTTGCGATCGCTCCGGCGGTGGGGCAGGCGTTCGACGCGGATGGATTTCGTGAGGTGACGATTCCGGTGGCGATGGTGGTGGGAGCGGCGGATCCGATTGCTCCTGTTGCGACGAACGCGGGGAGATTTCTGGCGTTGATGCCGAATGCGCACCTGACGGTGCTGCCGGATGGCGTGGCGCACTACACGTTTTTAGATACGTGTACGGGTGTGGGAAAGGCGAAGCTTGGGGTGTTTTGCGGGGATGCTGCTGGAGTGGATCGCGAGAAGGTGCATGCGACCGTGTCGGCGATGGCGGTGAAGTTCTTCGATAAAAATCTGAAGTGA
- a CDS encoding VOC family protein, which yields MPNLKIVYLELPAQQLAASRDFYANLFGWSFQDYGPTYAAFSQSGTEGGLNADPAERTRAPLPVIESQNIEETEQSILKAGGKITLPTFSFPGGRRFHFTDPAGNELAIMQRE from the coding sequence ATGCCCAATCTAAAAATCGTCTACCTTGAGCTACCAGCTCAACAGCTGGCTGCAAGCCGGGACTTCTACGCCAACCTCTTCGGCTGGTCCTTCCAGGACTACGGCCCCACCTACGCCGCCTTCTCGCAAAGTGGCACCGAAGGCGGCCTCAACGCCGACCCAGCAGAACGCACCCGCGCTCCTCTACCCGTAATCGAATCACAAAATATCGAAGAGACCGAGCAGAGCATCCTGAAGGCAGGTGGCAAAATCACGCTCCCCACCTTCAGCTTCCCCGGCGGCCGCCGCTTCCACTTCACCGACCCCGCAGGC